DNA sequence from the Paenibacillus physcomitrellae genome:
ATGCCAGGCTTTTTGCTTGCTTCGCTCAAAGAATCGTTTTTGCCTTGAGCGGTATGCTGAATCATATCCTGAATGGTAATGCTACGAATACCACGGCGCTCTGCTTCATCCAGCACCCGTTCCAGCGCTGTCAGCATTTCCTGAGGCGCAGTGGGGTTCGCGCCAAATGTTGTTCCGCAATCGTGAAGCAAAAAAACTTCGCCGCCGCGAAGCTTCTTCAGCATCTTGTCAGTCAGCCGATCTGCTCCCACGTTGACACGCCAATCGCGAAAAATGGCCGACCACAGCACCAGCTGATAATCATGGCGCTGTTTCGTATAGTCAAACAAGTTGACGATTCCCCATGGCGGTCTATAATAATGCGCTTCCTGTCCGGTTGCCTCTTTAATGACCTTCGCGGTCATGGCAATATGTTTGGTCACTGTCTTGGGCCGCATAAGCCAATTGGTCTTATGTTTGTAATTATGGATACCCAGCAGATGGCCTTCCCGGTGAATTCTTTGAATCAGCTCAGGGTGTTTCTCGGCGCTCGAACCCACTACAAAAAAGGTGGCTTTGGCGTCATAACGTTTTAGCAGTTCAAGCAGCTGAGGCGTGTACACCGGATCCGGTCCGTCATCAAACGTTAAGGCGATTTCGTTCTCCGCGATGCCCTTCTTGAACACCCGAAATCCGAACAAACGGCTGATTAGTCCTGGAATAAAGGCGTATAGCGAGAAAATGTAAAATAAACCCAGCAGCAAAGTCTCCATGTGAATTCCCCATTTCTCTCTATTTCATTGACTTTTGCTTGCTCAAATCATGAATTTGTTTGAACATCTCCTCTATTTTATCATAAAAGCTTCAATTTTAGGCCTCTTTTTTAAGCCGCATCTGTTCATCTTTTGTCAAGCTCTGCAAGGGTGTTCATAACCTCCCCAAACAACTCTGTTGCCAGATGAACCGATCCCGGTTCCCGGCTCTGCACCAGCACAGCGGCAGCATACTTTGGCGACTCGTAAGGACCAAATCCAATGAACCATTGATCATTCATCGCTTTCCCGTCCCTGACGACCTGAGCAGTTCCCGACTTCCCGGCAAGCTTCCAATCCGAATGGCTAAGTTTGCGTCCAGTGCCCTCCGTAACGACGGTTCGCATCCATCCAAGAATCGTCTGAGCCGTCCGCGGAGAGATTCGGCCGGATGCTCCCGGGGATTGATGCGGTTCAAAGCGAACCATATCCGTTCCATTAGCGTAGCTGACAGCACTGACCAGCCGTGGTGCCTGAACGACGCCCCCATGCAGCAGCGTGACGATCAGATTCGCTGCTTGGAGCGGACTTAGGCGGACGCTTCTTTGACCGATAGCCGTCTGAGCTCTTACCCCTCCGTCTTCCGGATGAGGTTCGGCTCCAAATACCGTCCCTGCTTCCTCCTGGTCCAACTGCCGAAGTTGCCGGCCGTCTATAGATGCTTCTTCTTCCCAGCCTATCGTTCTGCCAATTCCTAAAGCATCAGCAGTACGCTGCAGCTGGATGGGACTTAATCGCTCTCCCAGGGTCCCGAACACAACGTTGCAGGATTCCGCAAAACCTCTGGCGAGCGTAATATCGCCGTGACCTGATTGCTTCGAGCAGGAAAGTCCGTATTTTCCGTAACTGCCCTTACATAAAAAATGCTCATCCGCCCGCGAAAGGCCGGCTTCAAGTGCCGCAGCCGCCGTTACCGTTTTGAAAATCGAGCCTGGGACCGCCTCTTTCACCGCCCGGTTGCTCCAGCTCGTCGTCTTCTGCGGATCAACCTGGTTAGGGTTGTAGAAAGGTAGTGAAACCATCGCTTTAATATCACCACTCGCTGCATCGAGTACAACAACCGCTCCTTCTTTTACCCCTTTTTGCACGGCAAGACGCTCCAATTTATTCTGAATATCCAGATCGATCGTTGTTCGAACGGTAAGAGGGTAATAAGGATTGCCCGTGCTGTGCACCCGCAGCGCTTCTTCCGACAGCGGATGACGTCCCCCGTCCATCAAATAAGTTACGTCTGTGGGACCTTCTCCCCGCATCAGCCTGTCAAACGTCTTCTCAAGCCCTGCCGCGCCTAATTTGGTCGTAATCGGAAGCTCTGCTCGTCTTTTAGTGTTGCTTGCTTCCTCTTCTTCCTGTTGGTTCAAAGCCATAACCGCCTCCGGCTGTTCCGCTACAAAACCAAGCCACTGTTTGCCGGAAGCCTGATCCGGATAACGCTGGAGAACCGGCAGTGCTTTTACCCAAGCTATATTCAGCTTCTCCAGCTCTGCGGCTTGCTCAGTATTGAGTCTAAAGGGTGCATCGGAGCTCCCATGGCCGCTGCTTGAGTTCTCTGTCCAATAAGACGGCTGCTGCAGACGGCTCTGCACGGCCTCCAGCTTCTCCGGGGTCGTATTCAGCAGCTTGGCCAGCGCAAGGAGACAGGAATCCTGAGTTCTTCCGCTTCCGCTTTTGCTTCCATTTCCATTCCCGCCCCCCTCCTGCTTCCTTTCATCCTGATTAGGGACTTCGTTACCACCGGCACGAACCGGAAAGATGACCGGAGCAATCAGCACTTCGCTTGTCAAAGGTGTTCCGGATGCATCAACGAAACGTCCGCGGCCAGGATCAAGCTCAATCCTTGTTCCCCGCTGCCGCACCGCCATTTCGGATGTATCCCGGCCGTGGGCGGTAGCCGCTTTAGGCACTCCGTCAAACAGCTGAAGCCAAGCCAAACGAACCACCATTATGAGGATCAAGGCAGTTACAATCAGGAGAATCGCAAATATTCGTTTCTTTAGAGCCAGACTCATTCACGAAGCACCTCCTTTGGGCAAAGTATTTCCTTAATTGGCCGTTTTCACACCCTTCTTTCCCTACCCTAAAACAACAAAAAAAGCAGTTCCTAAATCCGCCGTGGCGGGTTAGGAAGCTGCTTCTTTCGGGTACACTTGCAATTTCAAATCCTTAAACTTTAAAACGGGAAAGTGATTCTTTTAATTTATCCGACACCTGTTCCAGCTGGCCGGAAAGCTGAACGAGCTGGTCACCGACCATCTGCTGTTCACTGGACAAGGAAGCTACCTCTTCGGAGGTTGCCGACGATTCTTCGGCTACCGCGCTGACATTGGTCATTGCTTCAGACAGGATATGCTGGGACTGACTCAGTCCTTCAATGGATTTCGTAACCCCATCCAGCTTAGTCACGAAGTTCTCCATTTGCTCCTGAACGGAAACAAAGATTTCTCTTGTTTCATTCACCGATTCAATTTGCTGTTTAAACATCGGATTTACTTCTTCCAGCGCTTTAACGGTTTCGTTCATTTCCTGCTGGATTTCATCCGTAATTTGACCGACCATCGTAATCGACTGTCTCGATTGCTCGGCGAGTTGACGAATTTCATCCGCTACCACCATAAAACCTCTGCCGGCAGCTCCGGCCCGTGCCGCTTCGATCGTTGCGTTCAAAGACAGAATATTGGTTTGCTGTGTAATGTTCTGCATCACTTCGAGCACTTTGCGTACGGAAGCCGTGCTCGTATGCAAGGCATTAACCCGTTCGCCCAAAGCTCTTGTCATCTCGCCGGTCGCATTGGTTCTTTCCGTCAATCCCTGCAGATACTGCGTTCCCAGCTCGCTGGCGTTCTCCACCTCGCGTGCCGATTCCTGCATTTCCCGGTTAGAAGCAATAACCTCCGATACCTGCGTACCGATGTTCTCCGTCAAGTCGCTGCCGCGTTCGGCTTCCACAGCCAGGCTGCTGGCTCCTTTGGCGATCTCTTCGGTAGCGACTGCAATCTCGCGTGCAGAAATCGCCGTTTTTCTGGAGGCCTCCGCAAGTTCAGATGCTGTCCCTAAAACCTCGACCGCAGAGGAGTTGGCATGGGTAACAAGCGTAGTAATCTGCTCCATCATCTGGTTAAAGCTGGCGGAGAGCTGACCGATTTCATCGCGACCTGTATGCTTCATCCGCACGTTCAGTTCACCGTTAGCCCCTTGCTGCATCAGGCGGTTCATTATCGAAAGCGGGCGTCCAATCATGCGGACCATCCAAACCCCGATCAGAATCGCAATCAGAGCTACCACAACGGCTGCAATAAATGTCGTAACCAAGATGCTCTTGGCATCTGCGACCAGATTCTTGATCGGCACAATACCCGCTAACTTCCAGCCGGAGGCACTCACCGTATTGAACACCGCCAAAACCGCATTACCGTTCTGGTCTTTGGTGGTCATACTGTCTGTTTCTTTGGTGCTCTTCGTGATCGCGTCAATAGCCTTCAATTCCTCAGTTGTTTCTCCCAGATTATTCGCAACGATCTGTCCTTGATCGTCAACGAGCTCCAATTCGGACCCGTCCCCAAGAGAAACCTTCGCAAGCTCGTCATTCAAGGTCGCCACGTCGATATCCAAAGCAATGATGTAACGCGAGGAACCTGATAACGTTTTAAGAGATTGTGCGTAACGGAAAACGCCGTTCGAACTGCCAGGAAGCGCCTGCCAGGTAGAAGAAGTGCCTTTTGAGAGCTCCTCATACCAGGGTTGATTTTTAGGGTCAGAAGTAAGAGCGGCATCTGCATTCCCTGTCGTGATTGGCGTAAAGCTTTCGTCTACCGGGAATAAATACAAAGCCCGGGCACCACTAAGCGAGTATGTAAAAGTGCTCATTCTCGAACCGATTTCCTTAACCAAAGTGAACTGGTCGTAGTTCGAAAGATCTTTTGCCCCCATACTGGTCAAATCAGCCTGCAGCTGATTGTCAAAGAACACCTGCTGAATCCCTTCCTGATACTGCTTAAAGATGATGTCGAGCTTCTCGGCCGTTTGAATAACCGTCTGCTGGTTGGCCGACTTGGCATTTTTCTGAACGATAGATTTGGCTGTCTGATAAGATAAGATACCAAGCGACAGCACAAAGACCATTATGGCAACAAAAAAGATGAGAAACAGACGTACACCAACGGATCTGGAAGGATCCAGCTTGCTAGCTTTTAAGCCTTTCGTGTATGTAACCGATTTCTTAAATACGTTCTGAAAAAGCTCTTTGGATTGCTCAGGGTTATCTTGCTGCTTTCCTTCTCCTCCTTTGTCCTTTGCCTTTCGCTGCAACTTTGGAAATTTGGCCATCCTGCTCACCCGTTCCTTCTGAATATTTTAGTCCTAATTAGTATTTCGGCAGTACAACCAATTTCTTAAGACCTTTGTAAAATATCATGCATTTTCTTCAAATCTTTTTGTAAAAATGGACAAAAAAACCCTTTGTCTGACCGACAAAGGGTTACATTTCAGGACTATAGATCTATTTCTTTTTTCTCATCATGTCGAAATATTGAACTGGCTGATCCACTTTAAATTTGACAAGCTGCAGCGGATGACGGGCTGCATCAATTTCGTTGCCGTTCTCATCCCAAAGCGTACCCACGGTTTGTTTGAAGAACGTGTCCCCCGGTCCGAAGAATTCCACTTCCTGCCCGGGTTTAAAATGGTTGCGCTGCTGAACGGTCGCCATGCCGGTTTCGGCGTCGTAATCCATGACCAGACCTGCGAAGTCATAGGGAGCCGCTTTTTCCTCAGGTTCATAAATATGATCTTCATGGTCGGGCGTATCGTAAAAGAATCCGGTATTCAGCGGGCGGTTCGCCGCTTTGTTGATTTCTTCCACCCATTCGGGTTTCAGCACGTAATTCTCTGGATCTTCCATATAAGAATCAATGGCGCGGCGGTAGGCATTAACCACCGTGGCCACATAATGGATCGACTTCATGCGGCCTTCGATTTTAAAGCTGTCCACACCGACATCGATCAGATCCGGAACGTTAGCAATCATGCACAAGTCCTTGGAGCCCATCGTAAAAGCATTGTCTTCTTCTGCAAACAGCGGAATTTGTGTCGTGCCAAGCTTAAACTGCTGCAGCACGCGGTCATCCGCGGCTTCTTCCTCTGAGATCCACGTCTGCTCGCGGGCATCCTCAAACAGATCGTATTTCCAGCGGCAGGACTGGCAGCAGCCCCCGCGGTTGGAGTCGCGGTCCGTAAAGTGGTTGGACAACACGCAGCGCCCCGAGTAGGAAGAACACATGGCGCCATGGATAAATGCTTCGATTTCAATGTCCACGTGGTTTTTGATTTCGGCGATTTCCTCCAGGCTGGTTTCGCGTCCCAATACTACGCGCGGCAGCCCTTCCTCTTTCCAATACTGGACCGCCTGCCAGTTCACGGTGGACTGCTGGGTGCTCAAATGCACCTCCAGGCCGGGAACTACACGCAAAGCCGTATCGACGATAATCGGATCTGCCACAATGATCGCGGAGATGCCGACTTCGTAAAGGTTACGCAAATACTCCTCAATGCCGGCAAGATCCTCGTTATGCGCGTAGATATTAGTCGCTACAAAAACTTTAGCGCCGTATTTCTTGGCGAATTCAACGCCTTCACGCATTTCCTCAAAGCTGAAGTTATCCGCATTGGAACGGAGGCCGTAATGTTGTCCGCCGATATACACGGCATCTGCGCCGTAATGGACCGCAAATTTCAGCTTCTCCAGGTTACCGGCCGGAGCCAGCAGCTCCGGTTTGTCGAGCCGGTATCTTTTTCCTCTATATTTAGGCTTGTGCTGTTCATTTGCGGAATGCTGTTCAATAGACTTATGACGTTCAATGGTTGACACAAAGATTCACCTCTCTTGATGCGGGATTAAACAGATTAATAAACCTGCTCTTTATAATAAAAACCAAATGACAATTCACGCTCAGGGTCCTGCAAACGGCGGATTCCGTCCATCCAGCTGTCCTGGAAGGCATAATTCTCCGGATCTGCAGCAAACAAGTTGATCGCTTGGCGGTATGCTTTGATCACGGCGATCGTATACGCCGCCGGCTTCAGCAGCGATTCGATTTTGAAGCTGTCCACACCGGCTTCCAGCAGCAGATGAAGATCCTCCAAAATGCAGATATCGTCCGAGCTCATAATATGTGTTCCATTAACATCTTCGTAAATCGGATATTTCTCCTCCTGGCGTTCGGCTTCGATCAGGAACAACCCGCGTTCCTTACCGAGATCACCTTCAACCGGACGCCCCTGGTGCGTCATATAGCTGGCTACAAGCGCCCGTTTGGAATGATAGATGTTGGTCATCCCATGGACCTGCACTTCGGCTTCTACCTGCAGATGCGGCATCATGCCCGTAATTTCATCCATGTTCAATTCACGGGCTAGCACCACGCGGGATGCGCCTTTGCTGCCCCAATAGTTGGCCGTCGCATAGTTGGTCGAGGTCATCTCAGCGTTCCAATGCAGCGCGAGGCCCGGAGCCACCTTCCGCGCTGTCCGCAGCACGGCCGGATCCCCGAATTGGACGGCGTCCGCCCCCGCCTGCTGAACCTCCTGCAGATAAACGTCGAGGCCCTCCAGCAGATCGTTGCTGATCAGGTTGCTGACGCTCACATAAACCTTTGCCTCCCGGCTGTGCGCAAACTCCGCGATCTTCCGGATATCCTCCAGAGAGCATTCGCCCGGCAGGCGCATGCCGTATTTATCTTCCCCTACCAGGACCGCGCTGGCCCCGGCATTTATAAAAGAGACCGCTTCCTCCACCGAACCCGCCGGTACAAGAAGTTCCGGTTTTCCTGCTTTCATTGCTTCACACACCTCTGTCTTATTTGGCCGCAGCCTGGCTTTTTTTGATGTTCGCCAAATGTTCCTGATAAGTAGCAGCAAACAAATGCTCCTGGCTGCCGTCCTTTTTCGTTACGTAAAATAAGTAATCCGATTTCTCCGGCTCCAAAGCCGCTTCAATCGACTTCAGGCTCGGCGCTGCGATCGGTCCCGGAGGAAGACCTTCATAAAGATAAGAATTATAAGGACTATCCACCTTGCGCAGATCCGAATTGAGCAACCGTTCTTTCGGTTTGCCGAGCAAATACTGAACGGTCGCATCGATCTCCAGCTTCATGTTCTGCTTCAGCCTGTTATAAATAACTCCGGCAACGATAGGGCGCTCCTTATCGACAACCACCTCACGCTCCACGAGGGAAGCGATCGTCATGATCTGGTTCAGCGAATAACCGTTTGCCTTGAGTTTGGCATCGAAATCCGGAATTTGCTCCAGCTTGACCGAAGTTTCCTCCAGCATCCGCTGAATCATATCCGCTTCCGTGCTTCCCTTCTTCAGTTCATAAGTTTCCGGGAATAGATAGCCTTCCAATCGGTACATCAGTTTGGCGTCCGCAGGAATTTGTTCAAGCAGCGAACTTTCGATGCCGCCGGACGCAGGGTCTTTGACCAGCTTCAGGAACGTTTCGGCGTTCGCGACTCCTTCTTCCTGAAGTTTGTCAGCCATCTGCTTGACCGTAAACCCTTCCGGGATCGTAAAGCGGATCATCTCTTCCGGAACTACGTCCCCACTGTTCAGCTTGGCAATGATTTGATCCGCCGTTGCTCCAGGATTCATTTCATAGGTTCCGGCCTGAAAGCGGCTGCCCTCGGACTTGTATTTCAAGGAAAGCTTAAACAGAAGGCTGTTACGAATAAGTCCCTTGTCCTGCAGTAAATCCGCAATGGCTTCTGTTCCTGTGCCCGGTTCTATTGTGAAGCGGACAGGCTGATCCGATTTGGCAGGAGGCTGAAGCCCCCAGTACACGTAGGCTCCCGCTCCACCCGCAGCTATAATTAAAACCAAAACCACGGCTAAAACAAGACGCATTCCCTTCTTCACCAAGTCAGCTCCTTTACAGCCAAAAAGAGCGGAAGCTCCGCCCTTCTTGGGATACATGCTATATGCCTTCAGACATCCAATAAAGCCGGAGGCCGGCGGGCTTGATTAGCTCTCTTCTCCCACTGTGCTTACTCAGGAAAAGTCAGTTCATCGTACAGTTCGGAAACCTCTTCCCATTCATCGTCATCGTCGATGGTTTCCAAGGATAACTCCCCGTCTGCCCCGGCGACCACCTTCAGAATTTCCGGCTCATCCGACTTTGAGGGGCCATCAGGCTGCAGGACTACATACGAATGTCCAGCTACGTCAAACTCTTTCTCCACCTGATAATAAGTCGATTTCCCTTCATCATCCTGAAGCTCAACGACAGATCCAAAGGTCTCTTGAATTCGGTTCGTCCATACTACACTTTCACGGTTAAAAGCCGTCATTAATCTTCGTCACCGCCGAATTCATCCATCAGCGTGTTGAAGGTCTCTTCAACGATCTCCCATTCCTCATCACTGTCGATCGTATACAATTTCAGATCATCCCCGTCTTCCTCATAACGGAAAGCATAAACTTCTTCTTCGCTTTCTTCGTCATCCGATTCCAAAGGAACAACCATCATATATTTAGCGTCGGAGCCGTCAACCTCAAATTTCATGATGACTTCAAACTCTTCTTCATTGCCCTCGTCATCAGGAATATAAATGATTTCCGGTTCTTCTTCGTTGCCGATGATTTGGTTTGCCATCATTATCACCCTCACCTTATAGTCTTTGAGTCCAAATAATTCTGCAAAATAAGCGTCGCAGCCATTTTATCCACGACCTGTTTGCGTTTGCCCCGGCTTACATCCGCTTCCAGCAGTGTTCGATGCGCTGAAACCGTCGTGAGCCGCTCATCCCAAAGGTGAACAGGCAATTCCAATTGACCACGCAGTTTATCGGCGAACGCCATGCAAATCTCGCCCCGGGGTCCGATCGTGCCATTCATGTTCTTAGGCAGTCCTACCACGATCTCGTTAATCTCGTACTGTTTAACCAGCTCGGCAATCTTGACAAGCTCTCCCTCATCGCGGCGTTTCTCCAGCGTATCGATTCCCTGAGCCGTCCAGCCCAGTTCATCGCTTACGGCTACGCCGATCCGGCGATCACCATAGTCGAGCCCCAATATCCTCATTCTACAACTCCTGTCGAAAAGCTGAAGCCTCTGCTTGAGGATTAACGGTTATGCCTCATATAGAAGCGCACCAGTTCCTCAATGAGCTCATCTCTTTCTTTCTTGCGTACAAGACTTCTGGCATTGTTATGCCGCGGGATATAAGCCGGGTCTCCCGACAGCAAATATCCGACAATCTGGTTGATTGGATTGTATTCCTTCTCCTTCAGCGCTTGGTAAACGGTAAGAAGGATTTCCTGTGCGGACGCCTCCTGCTCATCGCCGGTGACGTTAAACTTTACAGTTTTATCCATGGAGTCCATCATGCCACCTCAATTCTCGGCCACAACGGCCTAAAGCCGTTATGCCTATAAAGACTAAGCCGTTCCCGCCGGTTTCGGGCCAAGCTTATATCATTTACTATACCATATCGGGGCTCCGAGAAGGAAATAGGAAACTAGAAAATTTCCCGACAATCGGAGCCCCGCAGCCTTTTAAAATTAAGCTTGAGCCGCTACCAGCTCGCCGGCCAGTTTAAGCGCCTCATCCAGCTTGGAGGCGTCTTTGCCGCCTGCCTGCGCCATGTCCGGACGGCCGCCACCGCCGCCGCCGCACAATACGGCAATTTCTTTCACCAGCTTGCCTGCATGCAGACCGCGTTTCACATCCTGCGGCGGTACCGCTACGACAAAGTTAACTTTGTCTTCGGCAGCTGCGCCAAGCACCAGAACCGCGTCCGGCACTTTCACCTTCAGCTCGTCCGCCAGCGTGCGGAGCGCATCCATGCTGGATGCCTGTACGCGTTCGGCCAGCAGCTTGGTTCCGCCGACTTCAACGACGCGGCTCGTCAGCTCGCCGGCTTCGATTGCGCTCAGCTTGCCCTGCAGCGATTCGTTCTCGCGGGACAACTCTTTGACCTGCTGATGCAGCGCTTCGATCCGTTTAGGCACTTCGGTTACATTGGACTTCAGCAAAGCTGCAGCATTCTTCAGCACATCAAGCTGCTCGTCCATGTACAGGTAAGCATAACGGCCGGTAACCGCTTCGATCCGGCGTACGCCGGAGCCGATGCCGCTTTCGCTGACCAGCTTGAACAGTCCGATTTCGGACGTGTTCTGCACATGGCAGCCGCCGCACAGCTCAAGGCTGTAGCCGCCGACTTGGACGACGCGGACAATGTCGCCGTATTTTTCGCCGAACAACGCCATGGCGCCCATCGCTTTCGCTTCGTCGATCGGTTTCAGCTCGATTGTGACTTTCAGGCTGTTCCAAATCTGCTCATTGACGCGGCGTTCGATGTCCGCCAGCTCCTCAGGCGAGATGCTGCCGAGGTGAGAGAAGTCAAAGCGCAGACGCGCCGGCTCCACCAGGGAACCCGCCTGGTTGACATGGGTGCCAAGCACTTCTTTCAGCGCTTTGTGCAGCAGGTGGGTCGCCGTATGGTTCTTCACAATATCGGAGCGTTTCGAATGGTCAACTTCGGCATTGACGGTTGTACCCGTCCGAAGTTCACCTGTTTCCACCGTGATTTCGTGTACATGCTGGCCGTGCGGCGCCTTAAATAGACCCGACACTACTGCGGTTCCGCTTTCGCCGCGAATCCAGCCCTGGTCGCTGACCTGGCCGCCGCTTTCCGCATAGAAAGGCGTAGCCTGCAGGATTACTTGACCGGTTTGGCCTTCGGAGAGCGTGTCCACAAAGGAATCGCCGGAAATAATCGCCAAAATTTTGGAGGATGCCTCCAGCTCATTATATCCAATGAAATCTGTTTTAGTCGTGAAGTCGGCCAGTACACCGCCTTGGACCTTCATGCTGCCGCCTGTATGAGACGCCGCACGCGCCATGTCGCGCTGCTTCTGCATCGCCGCTTCAAATCCTTCGCGGTCGACCGTCAGGCCGTGCTCCAAAGCGTAGTCTTCGGTCAGATCCAGCGGGAATCCGTACGTGTCGTACAGCTTAAACGCATCAGCGCCGCCGATCACCGTTTGGCCCGCCTCTTTGGCCTCCTTGGAGACCTGCTCCAGAATGGCAAGCCCGTCGGTCAACGTTTCGTGGAAACGTTCTTCTTCGCCGCGGATCACCTTTTCGATGAATTCGCGTTTGGTGACTACGTCCGGATAGAATTCGCCCATGATTTGTCCAACCGTCTCTACAAGAGAGAACATGAACGGACGGTCCAGTCCGAGCATTTTGCCGTAACGGACAGCGCGGCGCAGCAAGCGGCGGATGACATAGCCACGGCCTTCATTGGAAGGCAGCACGCCGT
Encoded proteins:
- a CDS encoding polysaccharide deacetylase family protein; the encoded protein is METLLLGLFYIFSLYAFIPGLISRLFGFRVFKKGIAENEIALTFDDGPDPVYTPQLLELLKRYDAKATFFVVGSSAEKHPELIQRIHREGHLLGIHNYKHKTNWLMRPKTVTKHIAMTAKVIKEATGQEAHYYRPPWGIVNLFDYTKQRHDYQLVLWSAIFRDWRVNVGADRLTDKMLKKLRGGEVFLLHDCGTTFGANPTAPQEMLTALERVLDEAERRGIRSITIQDMIQHTAQGKNDSLSEASKKPGMGKGGVPVLPWYKRLIVSLWLLWEKLFHVMFHLQTTDNEDPMFHFRKIKYSGAPIELESGGKLVKGDPVLELHFDNKKLFQLGSKAKSSVHLAIQLVRTTEKALPDLARYIQSHPELNDVKALYGITMINRGPEQFGFTITDLPKGLFATSTTFYLKLLMSVIHPNGRERIKAHQEQMVPKILVIPTETLIKRFAGTEPSSPSAESKSSAASIAAVKGSKDKQVEVKDNEETAELNAGVPV
- a CDS encoding methyl-accepting chemotaxis protein, which codes for MQRKAKDKGGEGKQQDNPEQSKELFQNVFKKSVTYTKGLKASKLDPSRSVGVRLFLIFFVAIMVFVLSLGILSYQTAKSIVQKNAKSANQQTVIQTAEKLDIIFKQYQEGIQQVFFDNQLQADLTSMGAKDLSNYDQFTLVKEIGSRMSTFTYSLSGARALYLFPVDESFTPITTGNADAALTSDPKNQPWYEELSKGTSSTWQALPGSSNGVFRYAQSLKTLSGSSRYIIALDIDVATLNDELAKVSLGDGSELELVDDQGQIVANNLGETTEELKAIDAITKSTKETDSMTTKDQNGNAVLAVFNTVSASGWKLAGIVPIKNLVADAKSILVTTFIAAVVVALIAILIGVWMVRMIGRPLSIMNRLMQQGANGELNVRMKHTGRDEIGQLSASFNQMMEQITTLVTHANSSAVEVLGTASELAEASRKTAISAREIAVATEEIAKGASSLAVEAERGSDLTENIGTQVSEVIASNREMQESAREVENASELGTQYLQGLTERTNATGEMTRALGERVNALHTSTASVRKVLEVMQNITQQTNILSLNATIEAARAGAAGRGFMVVADEIRQLAEQSRQSITMVGQITDEIQQEMNETVKALEEVNPMFKQQIESVNETREIFVSVQEQMENFVTKLDGVTKSIEGLSQSQHILSEAMTNVSAVAEESSATSEEVASLSSEQQMVGDQLVQLSGQLEQVSDKLKESLSRFKV
- a CDS encoding peptidoglycan D,D-transpeptidase FtsI family protein gives rise to the protein MSLALKKRIFAILLIVTALILIMVVRLAWLQLFDGVPKAATAHGRDTSEMAVRQRGTRIELDPGRGRFVDASGTPLTSEVLIAPVIFPVRAGGNEVPNQDERKQEGGGNGNGSKSGSGRTQDSCLLALAKLLNTTPEKLEAVQSRLQQPSYWTENSSSGHGSSDAPFRLNTEQAAELEKLNIAWVKALPVLQRYPDQASGKQWLGFVAEQPEAVMALNQQEEEEASNTKRRAELPITTKLGAAGLEKTFDRLMRGEGPTDVTYLMDGGRHPLSEEALRVHSTGNPYYPLTVRTTIDLDIQNKLERLAVQKGVKEGAVVVLDAASGDIKAMVSLPFYNPNQVDPQKTTSWSNRAVKEAVPGSIFKTVTAAAALEAGLSRADEHFLCKGSYGKYGLSCSKQSGHGDITLARGFAESCNVVFGTLGERLSPIQLQRTADALGIGRTIGWEEEASIDGRQLRQLDQEEAGTVFGAEPHPEDGGVRAQTAIGQRSVRLSPLQAANLIVTLLHGGVVQAPRLVSAVSYANGTDMVRFEPHQSPGASGRISPRTAQTILGWMRTVVTEGTGRKLSHSDWKLAGKSGTAQVVRDGKAMNDQWFIGFGPYESPKYAAAVLVQSREPGSVHLATELFGEVMNTLAELDKR
- the ruvX gene encoding Holliday junction resolvase RuvX; this encodes MRILGLDYGDRRIGVAVSDELGWTAQGIDTLEKRRDEGELVKIAELVKQYEINEIVVGLPKNMNGTIGPRGEICMAFADKLRGQLELPVHLWDERLTTVSAHRTLLEADVSRGKRKQVVDKMAATLILQNYLDSKTIR
- a CDS encoding peptidase U32 family protein is translated as MKAGKPELLVPAGSVEEAVSFINAGASAVLVGEDKYGMRLPGECSLEDIRKIAEFAHSREAKVYVSVSNLISNDLLEGLDVYLQEVQQAGADAVQFGDPAVLRTARKVAPGLALHWNAEMTSTNYATANYWGSKGASRVVLARELNMDEITGMMPHLQVEAEVQVHGMTNIYHSKRALVASYMTHQGRPVEGDLGKERGLFLIEAERQEEKYPIYEDVNGTHIMSSDDICILEDLHLLLEAGVDSFKIESLLKPAAYTIAVIKAYRQAINLFAADPENYAFQDSWMDGIRRLQDPERELSFGFYYKEQVY
- a CDS encoding DUF1292 domain-containing protein, whose amino-acid sequence is MANQIIGNEEEPEIIYIPDDEGNEEEFEVIMKFEVDGSDAKYMMVVPLESDDEESEEEVYAFRYEEDGDDLKLYTIDSDEEWEIVEETFNTLMDEFGGDED
- a CDS encoding DUF1292 domain-containing protein; this translates as MTAFNRESVVWTNRIQETFGSVVELQDDEGKSTYYQVEKEFDVAGHSYVVLQPDGPSKSDEPEILKVVAGADGELSLETIDDDDEWEEVSELYDELTFPE
- a CDS encoding peptidase U32 family protein, with amino-acid sequence MERHKSIEQHSANEQHKPKYRGKRYRLDKPELLAPAGNLEKLKFAVHYGADAVYIGGQHYGLRSNADNFSFEEMREGVEFAKKYGAKVFVATNIYAHNEDLAGIEEYLRNLYEVGISAIIVADPIIVDTALRVVPGLEVHLSTQQSTVNWQAVQYWKEEGLPRVVLGRETSLEEIAEIKNHVDIEIEAFIHGAMCSSYSGRCVLSNHFTDRDSNRGGCCQSCRWKYDLFEDAREQTWISEEEAADDRVLQQFKLGTTQIPLFAEEDNAFTMGSKDLCMIANVPDLIDVGVDSFKIEGRMKSIHYVATVVNAYRRAIDSYMEDPENYVLKPEWVEEINKAANRPLNTGFFYDTPDHEDHIYEPEEKAAPYDFAGLVMDYDAETGMATVQQRNHFKPGQEVEFFGPGDTFFKQTVGTLWDENGNEIDAARHPLQLVKFKVDQPVQYFDMMRKKK
- the mltG gene encoding endolytic transglycosylase MltG; amino-acid sequence: MRLVLAVVLVLIIAAGGAGAYVYWGLQPPAKSDQPVRFTIEPGTGTEAIADLLQDKGLIRNSLLFKLSLKYKSEGSRFQAGTYEMNPGATADQIIAKLNSGDVVPEEMIRFTIPEGFTVKQMADKLQEEGVANAETFLKLVKDPASGGIESSLLEQIPADAKLMYRLEGYLFPETYELKKGSTEADMIQRMLEETSVKLEQIPDFDAKLKANGYSLNQIMTIASLVEREVVVDKERPIVAGVIYNRLKQNMKLEIDATVQYLLGKPKERLLNSDLRKVDSPYNSYLYEGLPPGPIAAPSLKSIEAALEPEKSDYLFYVTKKDGSQEHLFAATYQEHLANIKKSQAAAK